In Jaculus jaculus isolate mJacJac1 chromosome 11, mJacJac1.mat.Y.cur, whole genome shotgun sequence, the following proteins share a genomic window:
- the Kctd14 gene encoding LOW QUALITY PROTEIN: BTB/POZ domain-containing protein KCTD14 (The sequence of the model RefSeq protein was modified relative to this genomic sequence to represent the inferred CDS: inserted 2 bases in 2 codons), producing the protein MASWAKVTSGANCEFDXQVMQLNVGGQFYXTVGTLRKCPGSKLAELFSGSHPACVDAESRFFIDHLGTYFGPILDYLRTGEVPTQHIREAYREAQFYEIKPLVKLLEDMTQIFGEQVARKQFLLRVLNCSDKLEVLLLLARAEAVAMRWSTVVVCVVGTEEEAAQCAAPLSNLEAKKIPVVKFGPWKVGPEIDDLKDCLEKDIKDRGYNVCCQKYFLKSSGTSLDKCFCKFTFTWW; encoded by the exons ATGGCTTCCTGGGCAAAGGTCACGTCCGGAGCCAACTGTGAGTTTG GGCAGGTTATGCAATTGAACGTCGGGGGCCAGTTCT AAACCGTGGGCACCCTGAGAAAATGCCCTGGTTCCAAGCTGGCAGAGCTCTTCTCTGGCTCACACCCGGCCTGCGTGGATGCAGAGAGCCGCTTCTTCATTGATCATTTGGGCACCTATTTTGGTCCCATCCTGGACTACCTGCGCACCGGGGAGGTGCCCACGCAACACATCCGCGAGGCGTACCGTGAGGCCCAGTTCTATGAAATCAAGCCTCTGGTCAAGCTCTTAGAGGACATGACACAGATCTTTGGTGAACAGGTGGCTCGCAAACAGTTCTTGCTACGAGTGCTGAACTGCAGTGACaagctggaggtcctgctgctcCTAGCCCGGGCAGAGGCTGTGGCCATGCGCTGGTCcactgtggtggtgtgtgtggtgggcacCGAGGAGGAGGCTGCGCAGTGTGCAGCGCCCCTGTCCAATCTGGAGGCCAAAAAGATCCCGGTTGTTAAGTTTGGTCCCTGGAAGGTGGGTCCTGAGATCGATGACCTCAAGGACTGCTTGGAGAAGGACATTAAGGACAGGGGCTACAATGTATGCTGCCAAAAGTACTTCCTTAAGTCATCCGGGACCAGCCTCGACAAATGTTTCTGTAAATTCACTTTCACCTGGTGGTAa